The DNA window CCGCCGAGAGCGCGACGTACAGTTTGTGCCACGGAACCGTCGTCTGGGAGTCCGTCGCGAGATACAACTCGAAATCCCGTGCGCCGTCGGTAAACGACACCTGCTTCGAATCCCGGTCGTAGCTGACGATACCGATGTTCTCCAACTTCGGAAGATGGGTCTGATACAGCGCGCTGTACACCGATTTTCGCTGTTCCGGAGACACCTCCTCCCGAGAAATATTGTTCTCCCACGCCGCTATCTGTTCGGCGAGTTCTCCCAACTCGACGGAACCGCGCTGCCGGTTGAGCGAGTAGAGAACGTAGCGCCTGCGTAGGTTCTTCACCGCGTCGTACACCTCCTGTTCTGAGAACGCCCGCGACCGTGCCCGGTCAGTGCGCTCCCGTGTCTGTGTCGTATTCATTCCTCCCACCCTGTCGGTGCGTAGACGCCGAGATACCGCATAAATCAGCGACTCCGTTTACCCCGTATCGCTCGATGTCCCGATTTCGTAAACAGTTTATCGACTGACAAACGTGCGGCCGAACCCACCACCGGCGGCCGGACGCCGAACGATGCGGTTTCCGCGCTGCCAGCGACTCAATCGGCTGTTACTCGCTCGTTGGCGCGAACAAATCCGACCATTCCCGCACGGCGGCCGCGCGGCGAATCGAGGCTTTTCGTCGGGTCGTCGTTACGACATCGACGCACTCACGCGGCCGATTCGCCGCGGCAGGGTTCCGTCGTCATGTTCGCCGCGGTCGGGCGTTGCTTCGTCAGCATCGGCGTCGCGCGTTCGTCGTCGTACACCGTGACGTAGGTTATCGTGGTTCCGCTGCCCTGCACCGGCACGGCGATGCGCGTGGTCCCGTTCAGCGGGCCGTACTCGAAGTAGGACGTCGCAACGCCGTCCGGCGCGTACCACGTCGTTCCGATGCCGACGCGCTCGGCCGCGCCGTGAATCACGACCGTCGAGTTGTTGACGAACTCGACCTGAACCGTCTCGTTCGACGTCTCCGTTCCCGACCGCTCGTCGTGTGTCCCCACTCCGTCGTGCGTCGTCGTTTTCGCTCGTTGCTCGTGTGTCATCGTCCCCGTCCGGTGGCCGTCGGTTGGGTGTCCGTGCGTCGTGGCGACGACGCCACCGCTTCCGACGATACACAGGCAGGCGATAGCGACCGCGAGGACGCGTCGTTTCTCGGTTTGCATGGCATCCGCGCCTCTCACGCAGGGGTTTTTGTTATATACCGGCTACTCTATGGAAACGACAACTTTACCCCTCGAACGCCGCCATTACCGCTCTTCAGAATCGGAGGTAGGCTTCTGTAGACTCGTGATTTCGACCATCATGTCGGGGAGGTCATCGTTCGAAAGGCGGAACGTCCACGACCGGTCGAAATCGATTCCGTTCCGCGCGCTCGTTTCGAGCAGTTTTCCGAGTTCGTCCTCGAACTCGTCCACCGAGAGCAGTTCCGGTTCACCCTCCACGGTGTTAGCACCCGGTGCCGTCGGCGGTAAATCGTCGATTACCGTCGAACACTTGGATCGTTCCGGTCGTATCGATCCGCACTGTGCACCCGTGAAACGGGAACTGGACCTGTCCTATCTCCCCGATATCGTCTATATCGAACGAGCTAAAGAGGGATTCGAGCGCATCGCAGTCGAGCGTCTCTTGGAGTGGCGGCATCTCCTCCATCGGCGTCCCAGTAACCTCCGAAACGGCTGCGCTGACAGCAACGACGACACTGTCGGTTTCAGTGTTATCGAATGAGAATTCCCGTATCAAATCGGAGTCACTGTGAGAATTTTGAGATGTCGTATCCATACTATATCACGAAACGTACTACAAATCAAGCTATCGGTCGTCCAAAGTCTGTGCCTTTGTATCTCCGTTCTTTAAGTACGATGAGATGTATTTTATCTTTTCATTATATATCGTTCACTAACGTCAGGTGTTATCGACGACCAAAGCTCTATCCCGTCAGCGGGAAAACCGACCGACGATGACATCATACGATTTCGAACGCTATCTGAACGTTCGAAGCGCGTACGGCGCGTCGTTCGACCCGACGGGGGAGCGTCTGAGCTTCCTGTTGAACACGACCGGCGTCCCGCAGGTGTGGCAGTTGGACGGTCCCCGCGCGTGGCCCCAGCAATCGACGTTCTACGACGAGCGGGTGACGTTCGTCTCGTGGTCACCCGAGCGCGACGAACTCGCCTTCGGGATGGACGAGGGCGGGAACGAACGCCAGCAACTGTTCCGCCTCGACGGCGACGGCGAAACCATCACCCCCCTTACGGCGATGCCCGACGCGAAACACAGATGGGGCGGCTGGAACTCCGACGGGTCGCAGTTCGCGTTCGCGTCGAACCGGCGTGACAACGCCGTCTTCGACGTGTACGTGCAGGACCGCACCGGGACCGGGGACGATGCCGAGATGGTGTACGAGGGCGACGGGTGGCTCTCGCTCGCCGGATGGGGTCCGGACGACGACCGCCTCGTCGTGGTCGAATCCCACTCCTCGTTCGACCGGGACCTGTACGTCCTCGACATCGAATCCGGCGACATCGAACACGTCACCCCGCACGAGGGGAACGTCCGGTATCAGGGCATCAACTGGGGTCCGGACGGCGACGCGCTCTACCTCGTCACCGATGAAGGGGCGGACACGATGTATCTCGCACGCCTCGACCTCGAGACCTACGATATCGAACTCGTCGAGGAGGGCGGGAGCTGGAACGTGGACGGCTGTGCGCTGGACGAGGACTCCGGTCGGCTCGTCTACTCGCGCAACGAGGACGGGTACACGGAACTCACCGTCGGCGAGTTGACCGGCGAGACGACCATCCGCGAGTTCCCGACGCCCAACCTGCCGCACGGTATCGCGGGGGGCGTCAGTTTCGGCCCCGACGCGGAGCGATTCGCCATCTCAGTCACCGGCAGCGCGAGCGCGACCAACGTCTACGTCGTCGAGACGAAAACGGGCGAGGCGGAGCGCTGGACAGACGCATCGACGGCGGGGCTTCCGACCGACTCGTTCGTCCGCCCGAAACTCGTCCACTTCGAGAGCTTCGACGGCCGTTCGATTCCCGCGTTCTTCTCCGTGCCCGAGGACGCGAGCGCGGGCGAAACCCCCGTCATCGTGGACATCCACGGCGGTCCGGAGAGCCAGCGTCGTCCGTCGTTCAACCCGGTCAAACAGTACTTCCTGAACCGCGGGTACGCCTACTTCGAGCCGAACGTCCGCGGGTCGTCGGGCTACGGCACGGAGTACACGCATCTGGACGACGTGGAAAAGCGGATGGATTCGGTCGCCGACGTCGAGGCCGGTGTCGAGTGGTTACACGACCAGCGCGCCGTGGACCCCGACCGAATCGTCGCCATGGGCGGCTCCTACGGCGGGTTCATGGTCCTCGCGGCGCTGACGGAGTACCCCGACCTGTGGGCCGCCGGGGTGGACGTCGTCGGCATCGCCAACTTCGTCACGTTCCTCGAAAACACGGGCGACTGGCGGCGCGAACTCCGCGAGGCCGAGTACGGGTCGCTCGAAGACGACCGCGACTTCCTGGAGTCCATCAGTCCCATCAACAACATCCACGAAATCGAAGCGCCGCTGCTCGTCCTCCACGGGGAGAACGACCCGCGCGTCCCCGTGGGCGAGGCCGAGCAGATAGCCGAGGAAGCCGCCGAACAGGGCGTCCCGGTCGAAAAACTCGTCTTCCCCGACGAGGGCCACGGCTTCTCGAAACTGGAGAACCGCATCGAGGCGTACACGAAGACGGCCGAGTTCTTGGAGCAGTACGTCTAAGCGCGGTCGGATAGCCGGTCACAACTCCTTTTCGTACACGAACTCCGCCACGCCGAGCGCCGCGTCTTCTCGCTCCTCGATGCGCTCGAAGCCGCGGGACTCGTAGAATCCCACGCCGACCTCGTTGTCGGCGAGGACGGTCAATCGAAGTCGGTCGGCGTTCCGGTCTTCCAACCGCCGTTCGGCGCGGACGAGCAAGCGGGTTCCCAGCCCCGACCCCCACTCGTCCGAAACGACGTAGATGCGCACGAGTTCGAAGATACTCTTCTCTTCCCCCTCCTCGGCGTCGGGCGCGACGTGGACGAACCCGACGAGTCGGTCGCGTTCGGCGACGAAGAACTCGTGGCTCGGTCGTCGCGCGCTCTCCCGGAGTCGGTCGGGGTCGTACCAGCGGTCGATGGTGTCGTCCACGGTCTCCGCGCCGATGATGTCGTCGTAGGCGGCGTGCCACGATTCGCGGGCGACGCGCCGAATACCGGCGGCGTCGGCGGGTCGCGCTGGACGGATTGCGGGCGATGTCATTCGAGAGTGACGAACGCCGCGATGCAAAGTCCTTTCGCGCCACTGTCGCGTGATACCATTGAACACGTTGGTAGCTGTCAATCAGGAGAAAACTTTTGTGCACGGCATCGAAAGTCCCGCCATGGCCGCCATCGAAACGAAGTCCCTCACCAAGCGATTCGGCGATGTCGTCGCGGTTCGAAACCTCGACTTGACGGTCGAGGAGGGCGAAATATTCGGCTTCCTCGGTCCCAACGGGGCGGGGAAATCGACCACCATCAACATGCTGTTGGTTTTCATGCGCCCCAGCGACGGAACGGCGACGGTCCTCGGCTACGACGCACAGGACGAATCCCGAACCATCCGCGACCGAATCGGCATCCTCCCCGACGGGTATCGGCTCTACGACCGACTGACGGCGCGCGAACACCTCGAATTCGCCATCGACGCGAAGGACGCGACCAACGACCCCGCGGTGCTCATCGACCGCGTTGGGCTGTCACAGGAGGACGCCGATCGGAAGGTGGGCGGTTACTCGAAAGGGATGACACAGCGCCTCGCGTTGGCCGCCGCGCTGGTCGGCGACCCCGACCTCCTGATACTCGACGAACCCTCCTCGGGACTGGACCCCCACGGCATCGCGGAGATGCGCGAACTCCTCCGCGAGGAGGCCGACCGCGGCACGGCCGTGTTCTTCTCCAGCCACATCCTCTCCGAGGTCGATGCGGTCTGTGACCGCGTTGGTATCATGAACGACGGCGAACTCGTCGCACAGAACACCGTCGAGCGACTTCGGGAGCTGACCGGTTCCCGCTCGCAACTCCTCCTCTCCGTCGAGCGCGTGCCGACGGGCCTCGACCTAACCGCCATCGACGGCGTGTCCGAGGTGTCCGTCGAGGAATCCATGCTCCGCGTGTCGTTTTCCGACCCCGTGACGAAACCGCAGGTCGTCAAGCGCGTGGACGCCGCGACGACCGTCACCGACATCAAATCCGAGGAAGCCTCGCTCGAAGAGCTGTTTACCACCTACACGACGGGCGACGAACCCGAGGACGAACCCGATGCTCGTATGGAGGTCACCGCATGAGTTGGGTGTCGGTGGCGAGAAAGGATTTCATCGACTCCCGGCGCTCGAAGGGGCTGTGGGCGCTCATCGGCCTGTACGTCGCGCTGCTCGCCCTCACGGTGTACGTCGCACCCTCTGACGTCAGCATGACGAACGTGCTTCGACTCCTCGCGCTCGTCGGCATCTTCATCATCCCCATCAGTGCGCTTATCATCGCCTATCTCGCCATCGCGGGCGAACGCGAGTCCGGGAGCATCAAGTTCCTCCTCGGTCTCCCGAACACGCGCCTCGACCTCGTTATCGGGAAGTTCGTCGGTCGGTCGGCCGTCGTCGCCGTCGGTCTCGCGTTAGCGTTCGTCATCGCGGCCGTCGAAGGGTCGATTCTCCTCGCATCGGTCGATATCGCGATTCTCGCGCAGTTTTTCCTCCTGTTCCTCTTCTTCGCCGTGACGTACATCGCCATCGCGGTCGGCCTCTCGGCGGCGTGCGCGTCACGGTCGCGGGCGATGGCCAGTTCGGTCGGCGTCTTCTTCGTGTTCAACGTCCTCTGGACGGTCCCGGCGATTTCGCCGTCGCGGGCGCTTCGGTTCATCGCCGACGACACGCTCGGCGTGCACCTCTCAGCACAGATTTACGAGTTCGTCTACCTCGTCAGCCCGCCGTACGCGTTCCAACGCGCCGCGGACCTCGTGTTCACCGACCAGCAACTCTACTACTTCCGCGTCATCGGCCAGAACGCGACGGTGCCGTTCTTCCTGGAGAAGTGGTTCATGCTGGTCATCCTCGCCGCGTGGCTCGTCGTCCCGCTCGTCCTCGGCTACTGGCGGTTCGAGCGCGCAGACCTCGGTTGACCTATTATGGCATGACATATCGTGGCAGCATACTTTTAACTACCCTAAGGAATATATGGGCGTTATGGCCGCCATACAAACGACTGGTCTCACCAAGCGGTTCGGTGACGTGGTCGCGGTCCGTGATCTCAACCTCCAAGTGAACGAGGGAGAAGTCTTCGGCTTCCTCGGTCCCAACGGATGCGGGAAATCGACCACCATCAACATGCTGATGGACTACATCCGCCCGACCGACGGGACGGCGACGGTCCTCGGCTACGACGCACAGAACGAGACGCAGGCGATCCACGAGCGGATCGGTATTCTCCCCGACGCGACCGACCTCTACGGTCGGCTCTCGGGGCGAAAGCACATCCAGTTCGCCATCGACTCCAAGGGCACGAACGAGGACGCGGACGAAATCCTCGAACGCGTCGGCCTCTCGGCGGACGACGCGTCGCGCTCGGCGGGCGGCTACTCGAAAGGGATGCGCCAGCGCCTCGTCCTCGGCATGGCGCTGGTCGGCGACCCCGACCTCCTGATACTCGACGAACCGTCCAGCGGGCTCGACCCGCACGGTGTCCGCGAGATGCGCCAAATCATCCAGCGAGAGGCCGACCGCGGTACGGCCGTGTTCTTCTCCAGCCACATCCTCAGTCAGGTCGAGGCGGTCTGTGACCGCGTGGCCATCATGAACAAGGGCCAACTCGTCACCGTCGATACCATCGACGGCCTTCGGGATGCGGTCGGAACCGGTGCCACGATGGTGCTGACGGTCGATACCGTCCCGAACGTCGAATTGACGAGCGTCGAGGGCGTCTCGGACATGTCCATCGACGGAAACGAAATTCACGTCACGTACTCCGACGCGAGTTCCAAGGCGAAGGTCATCAACGCCGTCGAGCAGGCGGGCGCGACCGTCGCCGACATCAGGACGAAGGAGTCCTCGCTCGAAGACCTCTTCGAGGCCTACACGACCGGTTCTCAAGGTCAGCGGATCGAATCGGAGGCCCAAGCATGAGCTGGGCCGTCGTCGCGCGCAAGGATTTCGAGGACGCCGCGCGCTCGAAGATGCTGTGGGGTATCACGGTGCTGTTCGTGCTCGCAACCGCGGGGACGATGTTCGCCGTCGGCTCGTTGACCGACGACTTCACCGCGAAACAGGCCATCGGTTTCCTCAGTTCCCCCGCGACGCTCCTCGTTCCCCTTGCGGCGCTCGTCGTCGCGTACCTCGCCATCGCCGGTGAGCGCGAATCGGGAAGCATCAAGCTGTTGCTCGGCCTGCCGCACACCCGTCGGGACGTGCTGCTCGGCAAACTCGTCGGCCGCTCCCTCGTCGTCGGGGTCGCGACCGTCATCGCGTTCATCGCCGGGGCAATCGTCCTCGCGGTTCAGTACGGCTCGTTCCCCGTCTCGGACTTCCTCGTGCAGGGGGTCACGACGTTCATCTTCGGAATGGTGTTCGTGGGAATCGCTATCGGCTTCTCCGCGATGGCGTCCACCCGCTCGCGCGCGATGGCGGGCGCTATCGGCCTGTTCTTCCTCTTCGAACTCATCTGGGACATCGTTCCGTTCGGCGTCTACTATTTGATCGAGGGCGGAATGCCGAACGTGGCGGACGGACTCCCGCCGTGGTACTTCCTCCTGCAAATCATCAACCCAACGAACGCCTACAGCGTCGCGGCGAACTTCCTGTCCAACCCGAACGGTGCGAGTCCGTACGCACAACTCGTCAACGGGACCGTCCCCTTCTATCTCGAAGGTTGGTTCGCGCTCGCGTTGCTCGCGTTCTGGTTGGTCGTTCCCGTCGCGCTCGGCTACTGGCAGTTCGAACGGGCGGACATCAGCTAAACCCGCATCAGAATCGATTTTTTCGCGCCTTGCGTCTCTTACGTCTGTTCGGGAGCGACTCTGCTGTCGGTCAGTTCCTTGTCCAACTCCGCGTCGTCCATCCCGTCGAGCGTCGTCGAAAGCGACCGTTTCAAGCGCCGTATCTCCGATACGAGCGTCTTGTACTCCTCGTGTCGGGCCAGTTCGGTCTCGGCGATTCGCGCTTCGAGGGTCGCACGCTTCGACGACAGCACGAGGAGCTGTTGAACGTCAGTCGAGTACGTCGCCCGGCGGCGGAGGCTCTCTACGACGTCGTACAGCTCGTCCGGTTCGGTAATCGGCTTGACGACGTAGGCGTCGTATCCCAGCTCGAGTACGTCGAAATCCGGCTCGACCGCCGTCACCATTCCGACTCGACAGTCGATGTTCCTGGCTCGAATCGCCTCTAAAACGTCGTCGCCGCTCGTCTCGGGCATGTCCCTATCGAGGAGGACGATATCGGGCGAATCGTCGAGCATCGCTATCGCTTCCGCGCCACTGTAGGCGGTTCGAACGTCGTACTCGTCTTCGAGCCAGCGGGTAAACAGGTCGGCAATCGGCTGTTCGTCATCGACGACGAGTATTTGGTACTCACTCATTCGTAGTCTCCGGGTCGCTGGACGGGCGGATTCTAACGTAGGGCGGGCGACGTCGGTTTCCGGGCTTCATCGCTCCGACCGGTTTCCAACACAGCCACCGTCGGCACCCGTGGGTCGGGCCGAGAGCGTCGTATCAGTACAACACTCGGTAACCGCTGACCGAACGATTTCGTCTCGCATCGTCGGCCTTATTTCCGAACGTCCAATCACATGGAAACGATGTGGCGCGAAGTAGTTGAGGCCACATGTTTCCCACGAAACACACTTAAGTGCATTGCTGATTCAACGTCTATCCATTCATCGGACGGAGTAGTCCGGCGATGAGATTCGCATATCCGCGTCGAAGACGACCACCGACGGCCTGTGGAGAGATACCCAGTTCGTCGGCTAACTCTTCACGCGTGATTCCACGCGGTTGTTCGAAGTATCCTCCCTCGTAGGCAGTGATGAGCGTTTCCCGCTGTGCGGGCGTGACACCCGCGGAGTTGTGAACCGCTCGTTCCTGCATGGAGTACACTCGTTCGACCTCTATCGGAATTCCTTCGTGCTGACAGAACGTCTGGAACGAGGACATCCCTTCTTGTGCCGGGAATCGGAGATGAAACGTCCAGTCGTCCGCCGTCCCACTCGCTTCCACGATAGTCGCGTTGGCTTCTTCGACTCCGTGGACGAGGTTCGTGATATCGTCGTTCCACTGTGCGTGGAACAACGTATTATCAGTCAGCGTGTCGATCCTCGTGAGCGCGTTGACCGCCGGTTCGGCGCGTGCCGCCGCTTCGAACCGACAGGTATCGCCACCGCGTGCCCAGAAGAAGGGAAATCTAGACATCCCAACCGGGACGACGCGTTCGAGTTCGATTTGCACCTCCGGTGCCGCCTGCAACGCGCGGCCGAGTGCAAACTCGTCGGCGGATATCGAAATCTCAACGATGGAACTCATCTGTTTTCGATACCACCACGCGAAATCAGTTACGCGAAGGTAATCAATGTTGTTGCCAACTCCGATCAAAATGGGCACCACGTAATCGTCACTGATTACGAAAACGCGGCCGATACGTTCTCGAAACGCTACCGATATTCCCGACATATCTTGTCAGGCTCCCACTCGTATCGACTCTGTGATACCCGCAAACGGTTCGGAAATTGATGCCCCATCCGTTCGGAATCCACTTCGAACTATTCAGATAACTTTCGTTGTCTCCGCCGCCTCGTACGCGGCGGCCCGACTCATCCCGTTTCCGAGGATGGTGTATCGGTCGCGTATCTCGTGGGCCGTCGTGAGCGCTTCGACCACCGTCTCCGCGTCGATGCCGAGTTCGTCGGCCGTCGTCGGCGCGCCGATGGTCGCGAGGGCGTCGCGGATACCGCGCCAGTCGCCGCCGTGGAGGTACTCCGTGATGATGGACCCGACGCCGACCTGATGGCCGTGCAGCGCCGCCCCCGGCGCGATGCGGTCGAGTTGGTGCGAGAACAGGTGTTCCGCTCCGCTGGCCGGACGCGAGGAGTCGGCGATGCTCATCGCCACGCCCGAGGAGACCAGCGCCTTCACCACGACCCACGAGGACTCCTCCAGTCCGGGCCGAATGGTGTCGGCGTTGTCCACCAGCATCTCGGCCGTCATCTCCGCCAGCGTCGCGGCGTACTCGTGGAACTCCACGTTCTGGAGCCGCTGTGCCAGCCGCCAGTCCTCGACCGCCGTGTAGTTGCTGATGATGTCGGCACACCCCGCGGTCGTGAGTTCCCACGGCGCGTCGGCGATGATCTCCGTGTCCGCCACGACCGCCAGCGGCGGTTCGGCGGCCACGCTGTGGCGCGTGTCCTCCTCCGGGACCGATCCCCGCCCGCTGACGATGCCGTCGTGGCTCGCGGCCGTCGGAACCGAGACGAAGCCCCGCCCGATTTCGTCGCTCGCCATCTTGGCGATGTCGATGGCCTTTCCGCCGCCCACGCCCACGAGATAGCCCGGATTCACTTCGTTCGCCACGTCGATGACCCGCTGGACGGACTCGAAACTCGCCTCCTCGATGACGACGGTTTCGACGCCCCATCCCGCGTCCTCGAACTGGTCCGCGACGCGCTGTCCCGCCACCTCGTTCGGCGTTGGACTCGTCACGAGCAGCGGTGTCCCGTGCAAGTGCAGTTCGTCGATGGCCGCCGTCGTCTCCGAGAGAACGCCATGGCCCACCACGACGTTCCGCGGCAGGCGAATCCACGAAGATTTCTCGAACATAGTGGTCTGT is part of the Haladaptatus paucihalophilus DX253 genome and encodes:
- a CDS encoding DUF7344 domain-containing protein; this encodes MNTTQTRERTDRARSRAFSEQEVYDAVKNLRRRYVLYSLNRQRGSVELGELAEQIAAWENNISREEVSPEQRKSVYSALYQTHLPKLENIGIVSYDRDSKQVSFTDGARDFELYLATDSQTTVPWHKLYVALSAVGALLLGLGWFELVPASGFQLATFVLVAFGMTATAHFYDRHCWQQRFQGATPDLAVEFGDDGRFL
- a CDS encoding HalOD1 output domain-containing protein, with the translated sequence MDTTSQNSHSDSDLIREFSFDNTETDSVVVAVSAAVSEVTGTPMEEMPPLQETLDCDALESLFSSFDIDDIGEIGQVQFPFHGCTVRIDTTGTIQVFDGNRRFTADGTGC
- a CDS encoding S9 family peptidase, with protein sequence MTSYDFERYLNVRSAYGASFDPTGERLSFLLNTTGVPQVWQLDGPRAWPQQSTFYDERVTFVSWSPERDELAFGMDEGGNERQQLFRLDGDGETITPLTAMPDAKHRWGGWNSDGSQFAFASNRRDNAVFDVYVQDRTGTGDDAEMVYEGDGWLSLAGWGPDDDRLVVVESHSSFDRDLYVLDIESGDIEHVTPHEGNVRYQGINWGPDGDALYLVTDEGADTMYLARLDLETYDIELVEEGGSWNVDGCALDEDSGRLVYSRNEDGYTELTVGELTGETTIREFPTPNLPHGIAGGVSFGPDAERFAISVTGSASATNVYVVETKTGEAERWTDASTAGLPTDSFVRPKLVHFESFDGRSIPAFFSVPEDASAGETPVIVDIHGGPESQRRPSFNPVKQYFLNRGYAYFEPNVRGSSGYGTEYTHLDDVEKRMDSVADVEAGVEWLHDQRAVDPDRIVAMGGSYGGFMVLAALTEYPDLWAAGVDVVGIANFVTFLENTGDWRRELREAEYGSLEDDRDFLESISPINNIHEIEAPLLVLHGENDPRVPVGEAEQIAEEAAEQGVPVEKLVFPDEGHGFSKLENRIEAYTKTAEFLEQYV
- a CDS encoding GNAT family N-acetyltransferase; its protein translation is MTSPAIRPARPADAAGIRRVARESWHAAYDDIIGAETVDDTIDRWYDPDRLRESARRPSHEFFVAERDRLVGFVHVAPDAEEGEEKSIFELVRIYVVSDEWGSGLGTRLLVRAERRLEDRNADRLRLTVLADNEVGVGFYESRGFERIEEREDAALGVAEFVYEKEL
- a CDS encoding ABC transporter ATP-binding protein is translated as MAAIETKSLTKRFGDVVAVRNLDLTVEEGEIFGFLGPNGAGKSTTINMLLVFMRPSDGTATVLGYDAQDESRTIRDRIGILPDGYRLYDRLTAREHLEFAIDAKDATNDPAVLIDRVGLSQEDADRKVGGYSKGMTQRLALAAALVGDPDLLILDEPSSGLDPHGIAEMRELLREEADRGTAVFFSSHILSEVDAVCDRVGIMNDGELVAQNTVERLRELTGSRSQLLLSVERVPTGLDLTAIDGVSEVSVEESMLRVSFSDPVTKPQVVKRVDAATTVTDIKSEEASLEELFTTYTTGDEPEDEPDARMEVTA
- a CDS encoding ABC transporter permease subunit, which encodes MSWVSVARKDFIDSRRSKGLWALIGLYVALLALTVYVAPSDVSMTNVLRLLALVGIFIIPISALIIAYLAIAGERESGSIKFLLGLPNTRLDLVIGKFVGRSAVVAVGLALAFVIAAVEGSILLASVDIAILAQFFLLFLFFAVTYIAIAVGLSAACASRSRAMASSVGVFFVFNVLWTVPAISPSRALRFIADDTLGVHLSAQIYEFVYLVSPPYAFQRAADLVFTDQQLYYFRVIGQNATVPFFLEKWFMLVILAAWLVVPLVLGYWRFERADLG
- a CDS encoding ABC transporter ATP-binding protein — translated: MAAIQTTGLTKRFGDVVAVRDLNLQVNEGEVFGFLGPNGCGKSTTINMLMDYIRPTDGTATVLGYDAQNETQAIHERIGILPDATDLYGRLSGRKHIQFAIDSKGTNEDADEILERVGLSADDASRSAGGYSKGMRQRLVLGMALVGDPDLLILDEPSSGLDPHGVREMRQIIQREADRGTAVFFSSHILSQVEAVCDRVAIMNKGQLVTVDTIDGLRDAVGTGATMVLTVDTVPNVELTSVEGVSDMSIDGNEIHVTYSDASSKAKVINAVEQAGATVADIRTKESSLEDLFEAYTTGSQGQRIESEAQA
- a CDS encoding ABC transporter permease, with the translated sequence MSWAVVARKDFEDAARSKMLWGITVLFVLATAGTMFAVGSLTDDFTAKQAIGFLSSPATLLVPLAALVVAYLAIAGERESGSIKLLLGLPHTRRDVLLGKLVGRSLVVGVATVIAFIAGAIVLAVQYGSFPVSDFLVQGVTTFIFGMVFVGIAIGFSAMASTRSRAMAGAIGLFFLFELIWDIVPFGVYYLIEGGMPNVADGLPPWYFLLQIINPTNAYSVAANFLSNPNGASPYAQLVNGTVPFYLEGWFALALLAFWLVVPVALGYWQFERADIS
- a CDS encoding response regulator transcription factor, which produces MSEYQILVVDDEQPIADLFTRWLEDEYDVRTAYSGAEAIAMLDDSPDIVLLDRDMPETSGDDVLEAIRARNIDCRVGMVTAVEPDFDVLELGYDAYVVKPITEPDELYDVVESLRRRATYSTDVQQLLVLSSKRATLEARIAETELARHEEYKTLVSEIRRLKRSLSTTLDGMDDAELDKELTDSRVAPEQT
- a CDS encoding helix-turn-helix domain-containing protein, whose translation is MSSIVEISISADEFALGRALQAAPEVQIELERVVPVGMSRFPFFWARGGDTCRFEAAARAEPAVNALTRIDTLTDNTLFHAQWNDDITNLVHGVEEANATIVEASGTADDWTFHLRFPAQEGMSSFQTFCQHEGIPIEVERVYSMQERAVHNSAGVTPAQRETLITAYEGGYFEQPRGITREELADELGISPQAVGGRLRRGYANLIAGLLRPMNG
- a CDS encoding NAD(P)-dependent glycerol-1-phosphate dehydrogenase; translation: MFEKSSWIRLPRNVVVGHGVLSETTAAIDELHLHGTPLLVTSPTPNEVAGQRVADQFEDAGWGVETVVIEEASFESVQRVIDVANEVNPGYLVGVGGGKAIDIAKMASDEIGRGFVSVPTAASHDGIVSGRGSVPEEDTRHSVAAEPPLAVVADTEIIADAPWELTTAGCADIISNYTAVEDWRLAQRLQNVEFHEYAATLAEMTAEMLVDNADTIRPGLEESSWVVVKALVSSGVAMSIADSSRPASGAEHLFSHQLDRIAPGAALHGHQVGVGSIITEYLHGGDWRGIRDALATIGAPTTADELGIDAETVVEALTTAHEIRDRYTILGNGMSRAAAYEAAETTKVI